Proteins encoded within one genomic window of Spirulina major PCC 6313:
- a CDS encoding nuclear transport factor 2 family protein, with the protein MGNFALKPVLLSGLLSAGLLGVFTPALYAQTTESPQSDLETTLDNLEAAANRKDLDAVMGFYSPTFKTNDDLATNGLQDGLRTLWRDYRTLSYDIELEDWRVEGDEWIAETVTRVSGTRYDGRKPVRLSSVVRSRQHINRQTQRIQHQDILAERTLVFLGDSPPEVDVHLPERVQRGESFDFDVVVQEPLNGDLLLGAALEEPVTTAYLSEADFELELLQAGGIFKRGQIDRRDGDQWFSAILIRGGGITLVTQRVRVD; encoded by the coding sequence ATGGGTAACTTTGCTCTGAAACCTGTTCTCCTCTCCGGCCTCTTAAGCGCAGGTCTCCTTGGCGTTTTTACCCCGGCTCTCTACGCTCAAACCACCGAATCGCCACAGTCGGATCTTGAAACAACCCTTGATAACCTCGAAGCCGCGGCCAATCGCAAAGACCTCGATGCGGTGATGGGATTTTATAGCCCGACCTTTAAAACCAACGATGACCTCGCCACCAACGGGCTACAAGATGGACTGCGCACCCTATGGCGGGATTATCGGACGTTAAGTTATGACATCGAATTGGAAGATTGGCGCGTTGAAGGGGATGAATGGATCGCTGAAACGGTGACCCGTGTGTCCGGGACTCGCTACGATGGCCGGAAGCCGGTGCGCTTGAGTTCTGTGGTGCGATCGCGCCAACATATCAACCGCCAAACCCAACGCATCCAACACCAAGACATCCTCGCCGAGCGCACCCTCGTTTTCCTGGGCGACAGCCCCCCGGAAGTCGATGTTCATCTGCCGGAACGGGTACAGCGGGGCGAATCCTTTGATTTTGACGTGGTGGTGCAAGAACCCCTCAACGGCGATCTCCTCCTCGGTGCAGCCTTAGAAGAACCCGTCACCACCGCCTACCTCAGCGAGGCGGATTTTGAGTTGGAATTGCTTCAAGCCGGCGGCATTTTTAAACGCGGCCAAATTGACCGCCGGGATGGCGATCAATGGTTTTCCGCGATTTTGATTCGGGGCGGCGGCATTACCCTCGTCACCCAACGAGTCCGCGTCGATTAA
- the murG gene encoding undecaprenyldiphospho-muramoylpentapeptide beta-N-acetylglucosaminyltransferase, giving the protein MHVLIAASGTGGHIFPALAVAQCLTEAKIDWLGVPDRLEQTLISSHYPLHTITVSGFQGRPGLHWLKILQRLITATLKVKQLIRRQNIDVVFTTGGYIAAPAILAARWAGIPVVLHESNAIPGKVTRLLARLCTQVAVGFEVAIAYLPRQKTRWTSTPVREAFLSPQPLEFEVPDGAPLLVIVGGSQGAVAVNQLVRDCAPAWLAAGAYILHLTGDRDPDADTFTHPHYFAQPFHHNMAGLLQRADLAIGRSGAGTLTELAITQTPAVLIPYPFAAEDHQYFNAKAFVDAGAAIVLRQERLTAATLQAEVLALLKERDRLAAMARNAATLASRDSAAHLANILRDLC; this is encoded by the coding sequence ATGCATGTTCTGATTGCTGCTAGTGGAACGGGGGGCCATATTTTCCCTGCCCTTGCCGTCGCCCAATGTCTGACCGAGGCTAAGATTGATTGGCTCGGTGTGCCCGATCGCCTCGAACAAACCTTAATTTCGTCGCACTACCCGCTCCACACGATTACGGTCAGTGGTTTTCAAGGGCGACCGGGTCTCCATTGGCTCAAAATTCTCCAACGTTTAATCACTGCCACCCTCAAGGTGAAGCAATTAATTCGCCGCCAAAACATTGATGTGGTGTTTACCACAGGGGGCTATATTGCGGCTCCGGCAATTTTAGCGGCGCGGTGGGCAGGAATTCCGGTGGTCTTGCATGAGTCTAACGCGATTCCCGGCAAGGTGACGCGGCTGTTAGCGCGGCTCTGTACCCAGGTGGCGGTTGGGTTTGAGGTGGCGATCGCCTACCTGCCGCGCCAGAAAACCCGGTGGACGAGCACCCCCGTGCGGGAGGCGTTTTTGAGTCCGCAGCCCTTGGAGTTTGAAGTGCCGGACGGTGCGCCGCTGTTGGTGATTGTGGGCGGTTCCCAGGGGGCGGTGGCGGTGAATCAGTTGGTGCGCGACTGTGCCCCAGCCTGGTTGGCGGCGGGGGCCTATATTCTGCATTTGACGGGCGATCGCGACCCCGATGCCGACACCTTTACCCATCCCCATTACTTCGCTCAACCCTTTCACCACAATATGGCGGGTCTCTTGCAGCGGGCGGATTTAGCGATCGGTCGCTCTGGGGCAGGGACGTTAACGGAATTGGCGATTACCCAAACCCCAGCGGTGCTGATTCCCTACCCCTTTGCCGCTGAAGATCATCAATATTTCAACGCCAAAGCCTTCGTCGATGCGGGGGCGGCGATCGTCCTGCGCCAAGAGAGGCTCACCGCCGCCACGCTGCAAGCCGAAGTCTTAGCTCTCCTGAAGGAGCGCGATCGCCTCGCCGCCATGGCTCGCAATGCCGCCACCCTCGCCAGCCGCGACAGTGCCGCCCATCTGGCGAACATTTTGCGCGATCTCTGTTGA